A single Apostichopus japonicus isolate 1M-3 chromosome 11, ASM3797524v1, whole genome shotgun sequence DNA region contains:
- the LOC139975888 gene encoding alpha-1D adrenergic receptor-like encodes MESSAPPGQNYLATTIPSYMLDDYPVQKIVIAVFICVIAVVGIVGNTFIVVAVGNFQKLQTVTNTFVTSLAVCNFMTCCTSPYHVTTILRHFPPKSNGLCVAVACILITTQIISLITLTMKAIHRVIFVRGGRRMTNEIYTRRNIAIMISISWILPAVIVTIASSVDFATLGYNVKYKTCIVQSNKSELASLVAGIVIGIPSFVIIVVCYTSIFLYSRKHHQQVRRSLTGEQIQANIKLRKEKRKSSEDVNRNTSTILETPSIQSRNNDTRGDNNLSSNGNSSAISTTTPEGSVVKRRKTITERVITDRQNKITRNLFLIVCVFVLCVMPFCIAIILPNANVVIPWFAVLLLSNSAINPILYGALHPPFRETFVKVLRCQFNEKDASSRRMSSFSNTSPRKRESTL; translated from the exons ATGGAGAG TTCTGCGCCCCCTGGTCAAAACTACTTAGCAACGACGATACCGTCATATATGTTAGACGATTATCCGGTGCAGAAGATTGTCATCGCGGTATTTATTTGTGTAATAGCTGTTGTCGGCATCGTCGGAAATACCTTCATTGTAGTCGCTGTCGGTAATTTCCAAAAACTTCAGACGGTAACCAATACTTTCGTCACCAGTCTCGCCGTCTGTAATTTCATGACGTGTTGTACGTCACCTTATCATGTGACAACTATTCTCCGGCATTTCCCGCCAAAATCTAATGGCCTCTGTGTAGCCGTTGCGTGTATTCTGATAACGACTCAAATCATAAGTCTGATAACATTGACCATGAAAGCGATACATCGGGTTATTTTCGTCCGTGGAGGGCGGCGAATGACCAATGAGATATATACGCGGAGAAATATCGCCATTATGATCTCAATTTCGTGGATTCTCCCAGCAGTTATTGTAACTATCGCTTCGAGTGTGGACTTTGCGACATTAGGGTACAATGTCAAGTACAAAACTTGTATTGTTCAATCAAATAAGTCTGAATTGGCCAGTTTAGTGGCGGGAATCGTCATAGGGATTCCATCGTTTGTGATTATTGTAGTCTGCTACACTTCCATATTTTTGTATTCACGCAAACATCATCAACAAGTAAGAAGGAGTTTAACCGGCGAACAGATTCAGGCAAACATTAAGCTACGGAAAGAGAAGCGTAAATCGTCGGAGGATGTCAACCGGAACACATCCACGATCTTAGAAACGCCAAGCATTCAAAGTCGAAACAATGACACGAGAGGCGACAACAACTTGAGTTCAAATGGAAATTCCTCCGCCATCAGTACAACAACTCCCGAAGGAAGCGTTGTCAAGAGAAGAAAAACGATAACAGAACGCGTCATAACTGACcgccaaaataaaataacccgcaatttgtttttaatcgtCTGTGTATTTGTGTTATGTGTTATGCCATTTTGTATTGCTATTATTTTGCCCAACGCCAATGTCGTGATTCCTTGGTTTGCTGTTCTACTGTTGTCGAATAGCGCCATCAATCCAATTTTGTATGGAGCGTTGCACCCTCCATTCAGAGAAACTTTCGTAAAGGTTCTACGATGTCAATTCAATGAGAAGGACGCCAGCTCCAGAAGGATGTCTTCATTCTCTAATACAAGTCCTCGGAAGAGAGAATCCACACTCTAA